CTGAATGATGCCGCTTCTATTAACGCTGATAAATCACATACAGGAAACAATAGCTTGGCTGTTAAACCTGGTAAAGCGGTAACTTTTACAAGAAAGATAAATGGTTGCAAGACAAATGCACTCCCTACTGTGTGTAAAGCAAATGTGATTGCTAGTCCATCCTTACAAACTATTTCTTCCGGTCAAACAACTGCCATTGCTTTATCAAGTACAACTGCTGGGACAACATTTAACTGGACTGTTAATCAATCTGGTTTAGCAGGGGCAACAGCAGGGACTGGAAATTCGATTAAACAAACTTTAACCAATATGGGCAAGATACCTGCAACAGTAACCTATACCATAACTCCTACATTAGGGAATTGCTCTGGAAAACCTGTTCAAGTTAGTATTAATATTTTGCCACAGTCAAAAAATAATGTTTACAGTAAAATAGGGTTTTCCAATTTTGGCGTTACAGAAGCACCTCTTGGTAATAATTACCCCGATGGAATTGGTAATTATAAATGGGGATATGGTTATGCCGATATTGTATTAAATCCAAATAGCATTGAAAAAGGGGATCTAATAACTATTGAATTTCAATCTTTTTCAGTCTTTTCAACTCAACCGTATTACCAAATCGTATATCCCAATTATAACAGCAGTTTTAATGCTTTGTCTCCGTATGCACCAAAAGCAGTTACAATTGTATATGACGGTATAAACAATGTCTTAAAAGTTATTCTTACAACTCCGTTTTCTAAAATACAAAGTGCAAATTCCCAAACAACATCATCGGTATCTATTACAGCTGTTACAAGTACGTTTGTAAGTATAGACAATACTTCTAATAAACTGCAATTAATCACGCCAAATAGAGGAGGCGTTACATTTAAATTTCCAAATTAACTCTGCCCTACAAGTAAAAATTAAATAAAAAAATGTATTACAATTTCAAAATAAAAACAAACTGGATAACAATTTTTTGTATGCTCCTCTTTTCATTTGTTGCATATGCTCAAGTAAATGTCAAAAGTGAAAATACCAAATTTGTAGGTATTGGAGATAGTCCTATTTTTTCAAGAATAATGAGATTGACTACTCTCAATATTCAATCAAGTGACTGTAATCTATTACCTTCGACTGTAGATGGATCTTTCCAATCTTGTATTAGCAATGTAGGAAGATTTAATAGTAATGTAACATGCAGTGGCTGGCAAAACGTTACTCCAACTTCTCCAGATACTTGGAGTACACCTATTCCTTCAGCTACCGTTCTTAATAGTAATATGATTCCATCTCCTGATGGAGGAATTTTTGCTGGAGCGATTGCAAGATATTCTGATATGACTAATCCAGGTGTTCCAGAAGCATTTAACACATCTATAAGTAATCTAATACCAGGAGAACAATATCAGATAAAATTTTATCAATCAAATATGACTAATTTTATTAGTAGTAATGTAGTTGGTTCTGTAAGATGGGAAGTTACATTTGGAAACGAAATTCAAACTAGTGCCAATTCTCTTGTAGAAATGGCTCCTAAATGGACTGAACAAAATTTACTATTTACAGCTATTAGCGAAACTCAAGATTTAATTTTCAAAGCTCTTGAAGGAACCATTATAGGTAACTATGATTATTTATATGCAGTAATTGATGGAATTAAAGTGACAAGAAAAAATTTTGATTGTAATAATCCCTGTAATTCAATTACTGGAACAATTGTTATTAATCCAACCATTAAAATTGACTGCAAAGCAGATGTAATTGCAAATCCTTATTCGCAAACCATTTCTACAGAACAAATGACTGCAATTAATTTAACAAGCACCGTTGCTGGAACAACTTTTAATTGGACAGTAAGTCAAGAAGGTACAACTGGAGCGGTTGCAGGTAGCGGAAATTCTATCAATCAAATTCTAACTAATATTGGGATTGATATAGGACATGTAACTTATACTATAACCCCAACATTAAATAATTGTTCCGGAACACCTATTATTGTTGTTATAAGCGTGGCACCCAAATCTTATAATCCTTCAATAAAAATTGATGTGGCTGGCACTTGTAGAAACGCAGGGGATTGTCGATTTAGCACCTATTGCGGAGTAAATATTCCGGTAACATATCTTGATGCACCTGAAGGCTCAGCTATATCATTAACACTGTATAAGGAGCTAAGTAATCCTCCCCGAATAAGTTTGAATATTAGTAGAGTAGGTACTAGCAATGTTTGGTTATTAAGCTATATCGAAACTGGCCCTTACTCAAGTGTTGATTTTACATTATATCTACGTGATGCTAATGGTAATGTACTTTCCAAACTTGATCAAACAATATCACGTCAACCAATGTGGGAATCAGTCCCACCTTGTAATTAGTAAAAAAAGCTTTCACAATAAAAATTAAGATTTATAAACGATATATTACATTAAATCTTAGTCGTACACCAAGTAAAAAAATATGGCAAACATTTTTAAAATAAAAAAATACTTTACAGTCACATTTTACGTACTGCTTTGTTCTATAACAACTGTTTTTGCACAAGAACTCACAGACAAACAAATAGGCTTTGATGCTTCGAGATTATCAGTTTCTTTAAAACTTAAAGGATTATCGGACCAAAATATAGAAACAAAAATTGCTGTAATGAGAATAATATACAAAAGTCAGTATCTCACTATGCAAAATAACAAAGAAACTATTCGTTTAGGGCTCAATTCTCAAAAAAGTGCCCGAAGTGTAAGCCGTATGGCAAAAACCACATATACTATTCCTGAAACTGAGAGAGCTGCACTTATCGCATTTTATAATAGTACAAATGGTGATAACTGGTATGATCACTCAGGCTGGGATATCAACGATCCTAATTCAGACATTGAATCATGGTATGGTGTAATTGTTAATGAAGGACATGTTGTGGGGCTTAGCTTATTTTATAATGGATTAACTGGTTCTATATCTAATTTGTCTGATTTATCATATTTGACAATTCTAGACTTAACAGCTAATGATTTTAGTAATTCCACTATACCTGAAAACATAGCTAGTTTAACAAATTTAAAAACCTTAAATTTAAGCAGCTGTTACTTTTTAGGATCAGTACCTAACCTTTCATCATTAACTGGTTTACAAGATTTAAATTTAGGAGGAAATAATTTTAATGGAGAACAAATCCCAATTTGGTTAAATAATCTTCAGTCTCTAAATAATTTATATCTGAATGACGCATCATTTTCAGGATCAATACCTAATTTAGAAAATTTAAGCAGTTTAATAAATTTAAATTTAGGAAATAATAATTTTTCAGCTTCATCTATCCCTTCATGGATTAACAACTTTTCGAACTTACAAACTTTAAATCTTTATAATTGTAATTTTACAGGATCAATACCTGATTTATCAAATTTAAATGGATTAACTAATTTAAGTTTAACAGGAAATAATTTTACAGGAACCATAATACCTGCCTGGATTAATAACTTTACAAATTTATCTTCGCTGGATTTATCCTCCTGTCAATTTAATGGAGCTGTAACCGATCTATCAGCATTAACACAATTGAATTTTTTATTGCTTGGTAATAATAATTTCAGTACGCCAATGCCACTTTGGTTTAACGATTTAACATTACTGAACTTCTTAGACCTTTCCAATTGTGATTTCAACGGAGAGATGGCTAATTTGTCATCCTTAACGAATCTAAACTATTTAAATTTAGGAAATAATAATTTCACAAATAACACTATACCCTCCTGGATTTTTAATCTGACTAATTTAAATGACTTAGAACTTAACAATTGTAATATTACTGGTGTAATTCCAAATCAAATTGGATTATTGACTACTCTGCAAACTTTAAATTTATACGATAATAATCTTGAAGGAATACTTCCATCTGAACTTGCTTCTCTAGATAATCTTCAAACTTTATGGATATCAAATAATAAATTTCGATTTGTAGATTTAGACCCACAATATACTCTATTGAAATCAAAAATCAATAACTTTTTCTATCAACCACAGGCCAAAACAGATATTCAAAAAGCAATTACGGCTGCCACAGGAGATTCTATAACATTAACAATGATTGAGGACAATAAATATCTTCCTGCAGCTGATACTTTTCAATGGTATAAAAATGGAACAAGTATTCCTGGTGCTGAATCCAAAGATTATCTTATTTCCTACTTAACAAGCACAAATTCTGGAGAATACTATTGTATCTCTAAAAATACAAAAATAGCAGATCTTACTTTAGAAAGAAATGTTATTAATTTAAATGTCAACAATTGTAACGCTGAAACTGGTGAAATAAAACAACAAACTGATCAACTGTGTTCTCTTGAAAAGAGCAACTTTTCATTTGAAACTTCCTCAACAAACTTATCTTATATATGGTTTGTGCTAAATTCAAACGGAACTACTTTAGAAACATCATCTTTAAATTCAACTGGTTTATTCTCATTTAGTTTTCCTTCGCCAGGAACCTACCTTATTAAGATAATAGTAACCAATAAAAACACAAATTGCAGCAATACCCTATATAAAAATGTGGACGTGATTTCCTGTGAGGTTCCAACCGAAGAAATATGTACTGAAAAGACATTGAATCTGACATTTGAAACTCAGAATACAAATTTAAGCTATAAATGGACACTTAAAGATGCCGCTGGAGCCATTGTAAATGAAGTTACAAATACCACCGGAAATTATTCATTTGCATTTGGAACTGCAGGAGTCTATCGAATAAATATGACTGCAAAAAGTCAGGATGGTGTTTGTACTAATGATTTTTTTAAGGACATCACTATTGTAGATTGCACACCTTGCAACTATTGTGCGTCATTTAATTTAATCAAAAATGAAAAATATTTAGTGAGCGGCTGGGTAAAAGAAGAAGATCCTAATATACCATATCTACAAGTGAAAAATTATAGTAAATCAAGCATAAAAATTTCGTTTACCGACACTAACGGAACTGATATTGGAGCTCCTGAAAATTTTTATCCTTCAGGAGAAATTATTGATGGTTGGCAGAGAATTGTTGGTGAATTTACAATTCCAAATAACATAGATGATCTCAAACTAGATCTTGTCAATGAATATACAACGAATGGTAAAACAGTTTACTTTGATGACATTCGAATATTACCAACAAAAGGAAGTATGAAAAGTTTTGTGTATGATCAGAAAACGCAGCGCTTAATGGCAGAATTAGATGAAAATAATTATGCTACCTTTTATGAATATGATTTTGAAGGTGGTTTGGTCAGAATAAAAAAAGAAACTGAAAAAGGAGTATTTACAATTCAGGAAACAAGAAGTGGTAATAGTAAAATTAATAAAAAGGACAATGATTAATATTAAAAACAATACATACATTCTTCTTTTTTTACTATTTTCTTTCTGTTCAAACGGTCAGGTAAAAAAACTAACTGCTCTTCAAATAATCAGCAATGCATCAGATGCTTACATACATAGCAAGTATATGTCAATGAACTCTACCTATAATTTATATTTAGATTATAACTCAGAAAAAGTTTATGAACATTACGCTGGTATAGTACTAAAAAAAAATGAGGTGATTTATTTTGAAATTAAAAGCACTGAATTTATCACATTTAAAAATTTAGGAATTAAGATAAATTATGACCAAAAAGCAATTGTACTTGAAAAGCAAAACAAAGCAACTGAGGAGTCTCCACTTTCTTTAAAAAACTATTTGAATGGTTATAATGCTAAACTGATCGATTCGGATAAAAATAATTTTATTTGTGAATTAACTCCAAATAAAATATCACAAATTATGTTAAGCAAAATAATTATTCATATCAAAAAAAATGATTACAGCATAGTTAAACAAACGCTGTATTTTGTTGAAAAAATGGAAACTAAAGATGCAAAAGGAAAACGGATTTATACCACTCCAAGATTAGAAATTAACTTTAGTCCCAGAGAAAAAAATGAAAAAAGAGATAATCTATTAACATCTAAGGATAATTATTTTACTGAAAGAGGTAATGAAATAGTGCTCTCAAAAAGATTCTCAACTTATCAAATATTTAAATCATAATAACTCTTTATGAATACATATAAAAAACAGCATATTTTTTTCATTCTGACAATCCTATTCCTATTTTTCATAAACAGCACATCAATGTTTGGTCAAAAGAACATTTATAGAGCTCCTGTTATGACATATAATAGTGACGAAATTAAAAATGCCACTATCATCAAAAGCATAGTTGATCCTGAGATAAAAATCCCAAATCAAAAATCGATACATCCAAAAGCATATATCCGATTAAAGGCTAGTAGTGACCTGGCTCCTTTTGTACATGCTGTAACAAAGATGGTCTTAACTATTATTCCTATTCTTCCAGATGGTAAGATGGATGATATTGCCAACCAATATGACACAACACTCGAAGTAGAATACAATCCTATGGGAAATTCTTCGAACTTCATTGACTTATCATCTCATGAATTAACGAATAGATATGGGGTTAAAGTGATTGTTAAATCATACGAAACAAATGGAAATAGTAATATTCTTAATGATAATATTTCACTGGAATTAGGTTTTGAATCTGAACGATACTATCTGGTTACGGAACAATTAGCAGATGTAAAGACTACTATACTTAATGATTTAACGAATGGCACACAAGCTGCCCTAAATTTTAATTGGACTCCTCTGACGGGTGCCTTAGAGTATGAACTGGAATGGACTTGGGTAGATAATTACTCTCCAAACAATGCAGATATTATGCTGAAGGAAGAGAATATTCCTTTTTCATCAAGAGACTTTGAATTAAATAATACAAGAATACGAACTCAAAATCCTTCATACGAAATTCCTTTAATTTATTCAAAAGGATATATTATTTATCGTGTTAGAGCTGTAGGACGATTTTTAGACGATACCAATAAAGTTTATTATGGACCATGGAGTTCTGGAATAGCCAATAAAAATACTGTAGCCGACTGGATTAAAAGTTATAAGCTACTGAATTTTGAACACGAAAGTTTAAAAAACTGGCAGTTTCAGGCGAGTTATGCTGAGCAAGGAAAAAAGAAAGAAGTGGTTAGTTATTTTGATGGTTCTCTTCGAAACAGACAAACCGTTACAAAAATTAACACAGACGAAAAAGCTATTGTGGGTGAGCTACTTTATGATGCACAAGGACGTCCCGCTATTGAAATATTACCTGTCCCTTTAAATCAAAAATACATCCGCTATTTTAAAGATTTAAATCAAAACACCAAGAATCAATTATTTACTCATTTGGATTTTGATTGGGAAAGTTCTGATTCAACTTGCAATCCTTCTCTGTCTGGCATGATAAATACCAGTGGTTCCAGCAAATACTATTCTGGTAAAAATGATATCGATAGTCCTTTTAAAAACTATATTCCTTCGGCATCAGATTATCCGTTTAGCCAAACTGAGTACACCCCGGATAACACAGGAAGAATCTCTCGTAAAGGAGGAGTAGGCCCTGAACATCAATTAGGTAAAGGTCATGAAATGCAATATATTTACTCTGTCCCAAATCAGGAAGAACTAAATCGTCTTTTTGGGTATGAAGTTGGTTATGCAGCTCATTACAAAAAAAATATTGTTATAGATCCTAATGGACAATCAAGCGTAAGCTATTTAGATCCTCAGGGAAGAACAATTGCAACTGCACTTGCAGGCGGAGCAAATGGTCTTAAATTGGATGCTCTTTATGATACTAATGATGAAAACTTACATAAGACTATAAAAGTTGATTTACTAAACAAAATCAACCCCGAGGATGCTGATACAAACCTGGACAATAATGAACTAGCAAGTTCATCTGATTTATCAGCTCAAAAAGATATGCTTATAGTATCTAAACAGCTAGGGGTTGCAAGTAATAAAACGGAACATCATTTTGATTATATCACTACATTTAAGGAAACTTCATTTCAACCTGAAAAATGTACTGATAAATATGGTTTTGTTTATGATTTAAATATTAGCCTTAAAGATAAATGTGCTACCGAATTATTTATACCAAATATTACCAATTCCAGAATTGGTGATTATTATATCAATTCGGCTTCTGCCACAATAAATTCTGATATAAAAATTCTTCCGGACACTCTGTCTTTAGACGCAGGCAGTTATTCTTTATTAAAAGAATTAAAAGTCAATAAAGATATCCTTAATAAGTATGCTGATAATTATATAGCTCAATTAACAGACCCAACAAAAGCCTGTTATATTGCACCTGATATTTTTAAGAACAACAACTCAATAAACATTTCCTGCACAACAACCTGTGAAAGTTGTACGACAACTCTAGGCACACAAAAAGATTATGTTTTACAGCAATTAAAAGGAATTTACAACATTCCTGAAAATGATAATACAACTTTAACTCTTTCAACTGTCAATCAAAATCTTGTTGCCACAATTAATCCAAATATTCCAATATTGGTAAATATGGGACAGGGTATTGAGCAAGGTGAAGTTGCTAATTTTATTAGTAGCCTGAAGGAGGAATGGGAAAAACTTTCTCAAGTTTGTGCCAGTTTGTGTGGTCCCACATTTGCATCAAGTTGTGCTATTAACGAAAAATCATTATTGGCTGATGTGAGTCCTTATGGTCAATATGGTCTTCAGCCAGATGATCTGATGAATCCAAACAGTATCTGGGACACATTGAGTGTTTTTAACAGTTCGAATAAAATAATTTATAACGGAGAAACTGATGCAAACAATTGGGAACACCCTTTTATTCCATATAAAAATATAGACGGAAGTGATGCTTTAATAGAAGTTACAAAAGATGAAGATGGCTATTCTCCTACTGTAAAAACAGGTACTATTATTCAAAAAGATGACAGGTATTTTGTATTACCAGAAAATTTGGCCAGCGTAAATGACTTTTTAGACAATTGGTCTCCATCATGGGCACAATCGTTATTACAATACCATCCTGAGTATGAATATTTAAAATATACTAAAGAAGTATGTACGCTAACTACCGGAGATACGCCAAACAATAATTTAAAAAATTTAACTACTGATGATTATGACGGTTTTTTAAATACTCTGGATACCTATGATAAAGCAATTACCGCCGGATATTTTGACAGTAATAATACAGTAACATTTAATAAAATCTTCAGTTCAGATCCCTATTTTAGCAGCGCTTTGGGAAGTGATTTTGAAACTGCTGCCATTTATAATTTACGCCGTGATATTATGATCGATGCTTTAGAAAAGCATTATGAAAATTTTACTATAGATGGTACTAAGAATGGTAATCCTGCAAAAATGCTTCAGGTTGCTTTGCAGATGATAAAATGTAATTCAATTCAGGCTTGTAATGTAAGTTCTATTAGTTATTCGAATTTAACTCTAAGTGAAAAAACTCTTTTATGGAATACTTATAAAAGTTTATATATTTCATTAAAGGGAAATATTAAACAAGTGTTCATGAACCTTTATACTGCTAACAAAGGAAAATCAAACAGCTGTATTGGTAAAGAGGGCGCATCCGATTTTACAAATTTACTAAAGAATTATCCAGACAGAGTTACTACTATAAAAACCAATATTAATACGCCAGCTACAACTTTTTGTTCCAATGCCGCAATTGCGGATTATAAAAATAAAGAAAAACGTTTTATTTCTACAGATTTTGCTTATGATTCAGATTCAGATGCTACTGATGCTCAAAATCAATTAGTGGTTCAGGCCAATTACCAAAGCTATGTGCAAACAGGAAACTGCCCTGCTCTTACTGATTTAAGTATTTTTTTAGGTAGATTATTCAACGATATTAATATTGCAAATTCATCTATTAGTGCCTGGCATACTATAGGTCAAGGCTTATCTCCAAAATTATTTGCTGACTTTACAGGAGAAACATTGCCATTATCTTTATCATCATCTCCTGCTATGAACATACAAGCAGGTGCAAGTGAATTAAGCTTTACTTTTAGCCCTACACTTTTGTCTGGAACTGCTTTAAAATTGAAATTACCTTCAGGTTCTAATCTATCCTGGAATAATTATTCGGCAACCGGCTGGCATATTATTGGATTTACTAATTTTTATTACGATGCAGCATCCTCTTCTTTATCGCTGCAGACTCCTGTCTTTGGATACAAAGTAGTTGCCAGAATACAAGTAGGTAATGATGCCTCTACACAAAGAGAAGTTGTACTATCCGGAACCACTTTTGCCAAAATTGGAGAATGCCAGATAGGTGGTGCTCCAGGTATAGGAGAAGTTTTAATCGCTGATGACAGTGATTGTACTAAAAAAGAACAATTTGCTCAAAATTTAAATATTTTATTACAACATATACAAGCCTCTGGAAACTTATCTAACTCAGGCTATAACATTACATCAGATACTGCCTTTTACTCTTCCAATAATTCTTTTTTGAAGCTGTATTTTGGACTTACTGATAGTGATGTTGTACTATGGAAAAACAACGCTGGTATTGCTGTAATTACAGTTAATGATATCAAACGGGTAACTATAGACCTTCAAGGCTTTGACACTTCATTAGGTGCAATTTCAAATGTTTCTATTGGTGCGTTGAAAGCCAAAAATGAAGCCAATGTCCTTAAAATAACGTATAAAAATAATCTGGGAAAACAAATTACCAGACTAGCCACTATTGCTTCCGGAAAAGCTAAGAAGCCTCTTTATTTTGCCTGTTGTGCCTCTTGTGGCGAATGGGATTATAATGGAGATGGTTCTGGGGATAAGTGTGATACTATTGATCCGTGTGGTATAACTGACACTGATCAAGATGGTGTATTTGATAATTGTGATAATTGTCCAACAATATACAATCCAAAACAGGAGCCATGTAATTCTATATGTTCAGTCCCTAACAATGAAGAAATTATGTTTGAAAATAGATTAAAAGATCTTATAAATAATTTCATCGAAGGCAACTATGGTATTGTTGGAAAAAAAGGTTTGGTTTCGCAAGATATTTTTATGAAAAATTTTGTTATTGATTGCAATATAGTAAATCATTTTCAAGCTTTCCGAAATAGATTTGCTACTAATTATTTTGAACCAGTAGTTTTAACCAGTTATAAAATTAACCAAAATAATAAGCAAGTAAATATCTTTTTTTCATATAATCCAACCATAGGATTAGATAGTGAAAATGATATTTCATTAAGAATTGATATAGAAAATGCAAAACATATTAATAATATTGACATAAATGGTAATAATATTACTATCAATTTAACGGACAAACAAAATAATATAGTCACTCGTACTGATACTGGATTATTTTTTTCAGGTGCTGGAACTTCAGTATATACTCTTTATTGTCCATTTATGACAGAAGTTTATCCTCCAAAGAAAATTACCAACACAGCAAAACCGTCACTTGTAGCAAAATCATCCCTTTTTGCCAGTACAGAATCAACCTGCTCCGGACCATGCATCCCACAAACAGTATCACCAATTAGCTGTGATGATAAATATACTGTTTATGTAAACTTCCTTTCAAACGCATCAACAAAAATTGAGGGAATCAGTGTTGAAAATATTACAAGTCAGGAAGGTAAAAATGATTTCTGCCAGGGAAAACTGCAATATTTAGTAGAGGATTATATTAATTACATCACTACTTTTAATATTAAATCTACAAAAAACCCTAATTACATCTCATTGATTGCTTTTGGGGATACCCAATTGAATTATGGCTACAAAAACATGTCTGCAGCCATTGCCAATTACAATAGCTACAACACAGCTAATCTAAACAATGATGATAGATTATACTGGCAGGATTATATCAATACGATATATGTAAAAGGCATCACAGAATGTCTGCCTGCTCCAATGCCTTTTTATTCTATTGATGTTCCAGCACCAGAACATACTCCTTGTGAAGAATTAGTGGCAAATGTTTCCGCTGCCTACCAAACAGACGCTTATAATAAATACATGGCCTCTTTGCGTCAGGAATTTATCGATCAGTATACCGAAAAAGCAATGAGTTCTGTAGTTGAAAAATTCAATATGGCTTATTCGGATAAAGAGTATCAATATACTTTATACTACTATGATCAGGCTGGTAATCTAATTCAAACAGTCGCTCCAGAAGGGGTTAAGCGTTTATCTGCTCCTAATGTTGCTGAAGCTTTAACGCTGAATCAAAATATTAATAATATCCGAAATAATCACTCTACTCAAAATGTATCTTTCCTGCCAAAACATACTTTTAAGACAGAATATAAATACAACTCTCTAAATCAGCTTGTGTGGCAGCAAACTCCGGACGGAGGTATCACTCGATTCGCCTATGACAAATTAGGCCGAATCATTGCATCTCAAAATGCTAACCAAATTAATTCAAATATTGAACCAGGTTTACAGCGTTTTAGCTTCACTAATTATGATTATTTAGGACGAATTATCGAAGCAGGTGAAATACACGTAACCAATTCTTTGTATACTATTAGCGAAGAAGGAAAATTAATCGTAGGTGACACTCCAATTGATAAATTTGATGAAAGCTTTGTTAAAACAGAAGTCAGCAAAACTGTTTATACAGAGGATCCTCAGGCAGATAATACAACCAAAGCTTCTGCCTTATTTACTACCAATGCAACCCAAGGTTTTAATCCTTCGGATACTAACAGAAACCGCGTAACGGGTATTTACTATTATAATACATATATACAAACGGCTCCTTTATCATTTGATAATGCTATTTTCTATAATTATGATGTTCACGGAAATGTAAAAGAATTGGTAAGCTATAATACGTATCTAAAAAATCTTGGGTGTAATTCAGCTATTGTTATTGATGCCGCTTCAGGGCTGACTAATGACTGCGAAGCCCATCTTAAAAGGGTAGTTTACGATTACGATTTGATTAGCGGAAATGTAAATTCAGTTATTTTCCAACCTCGTAAAGCAGATCAGTTTATTCACAAATACAATTATGATGCTGATAACCGAATTGTAGATGTAAATACCTCTACAGATGGTGTTATTTGGGAAAAAGATGCTAGCTATCAATATTATCCTCATGGTCCATTGGCAAGAGTGGAGTTAGGAAATAAAAACGTCCAAGGCATAGATTATGCCTATACCCTACATGGCTGGTTAAAAGCGGTGAATGGAGAAAATATTGCTGATTCTGCTAATGATTTAGGCCATGACGGAACTGGAACCAAAACAAAAGATGCTTTTGGATATTCGTTAAACTATTATGACAAAGATTATAAAGCAATTGTAAATGATGATGAAAGTCAAAGTTTTGGTCCTCTTATGTTTAGCAGAGATAATGCAATAGCTGGAAATATCAATGATTTGTACAATGGTAACATTAAACAAATGACAACCGCTATTCGCAAAAAAAATGATGAACTTTTACCTGTTCAGAAAAATAATTATACCTATGATCAGCTGAATCGTATAACAGCAATGAAGTCAAAGTCTATTGTTCCAAATAAAACGGGACATGATGAAGTTAAAGAAAGCTATGATGCAAGTTATTCATACGATCGTAATGGAAACTTACAAACACTAAAAAGAAGTGCACCAGATGTAAATGGAGTTCCAATTGCTATGGATA
The Flavobacterium sp. 5 DNA segment above includes these coding regions:
- a CDS encoding PKD-like domain-containing protein; this encodes MLLFSFVAYAQVNVKSENTKFVGIGDSPIFSRIMRLTTLNIQSSDCNLLPSTVDGSFQSCISNVGRFNSNVTCSGWQNVTPTSPDTWSTPIPSATVLNSNMIPSPDGGIFAGAIARYSDMTNPGVPEAFNTSISNLIPGEQYQIKFYQSNMTNFISSNVVGSVRWEVTFGNEIQTSANSLVEMAPKWTEQNLLFTAISETQDLIFKALEGTIIGNYDYLYAVIDGIKVTRKNFDCNNPCNSITGTIVINPTIKIDCKADVIANPYSQTISTEQMTAINLTSTVAGTTFNWTVSQEGTTGAVAGSGNSINQILTNIGIDIGHVTYTITPTLNNCSGTPIIVVISVAPKSYNPSIKIDVAGTCRNAGDCRFSTYCGVNIPVTYLDAPEGSAISLTLYKELSNPPRISLNISRVGTSNVWLLSYIETGPYSSVDFTLYLRDANGNVLSKLDQTISRQPMWESVPPCN